Proteins encoded in a region of the bacterium genome:
- a CDS encoding class I SAM-dependent methyltransferase — translation MSIYRRYAEAYVKAGQGRWSLQLVPWVTGVFDRQRATPASLVDVACGPGEFAMTMAQRGLSVTGVDQSPEMVMIARRGAEEKGIAATFLQQDMRELALPTPVDAATCLYDSLNYLTSDEDFRRTLAAVAGALRPGGFFLFDMNTIQGLATRWGNRVWLIQDNEEALEVNQSEFDFDTGIATLRVNAFLRRERDLYERVREIHRERGYPVPMIDAELVAAGFEILGRWASPEFAAVTPQTGRVFYAARRATARG, via the coding sequence ATGAGCATCTACCGCCGGTACGCCGAAGCATACGTCAAGGCGGGGCAGGGTCGCTGGAGCCTCCAGCTGGTGCCGTGGGTGACCGGTGTGTTCGACCGGCAACGCGCGACCCCGGCTTCTCTGGTCGATGTCGCCTGCGGCCCCGGGGAGTTTGCCATGACGATGGCGCAGCGCGGGCTCAGCGTCACGGGGGTGGATCAGTCGCCGGAGATGGTGATGATAGCCCGTCGGGGTGCGGAAGAAAAGGGCATCGCGGCGACCTTTCTCCAGCAGGACATGCGCGAGCTCGCACTCCCCACCCCCGTCGACGCCGCCACTTGCCTCTATGACAGCCTCAACTACCTGACCAGCGACGAGGATTTCAGGCGAACCCTCGCCGCGGTCGCCGGCGCGCTGCGCCCGGGTGGGTTCTTTCTCTTCGACATGAACACCATTCAGGGGCTGGCGACGCGGTGGGGCAACCGGGTATGGCTGATCCAGGACAATGAGGAGGCGCTCGAAGTAAACCAAAGCGAGTTCGACTTCGACACCGGGATCGCGACGCTCAGGGTCAACGCGTTCCTGCGCCGCGAGCGCGACCTCTACGAACGGGTGCGCGAAATCCACCGCGAGCGCGGGTATCCGGTGCCGATGATCGATGCCGAACTCGTCGCCGCGGGGTTTGAAATCCTCGGGCGGTGGGCCAGCCCCGAGTTTGCCGCGGTGACGCCGCAGACCGGACGAGTCTTCTACGCCGCCCGCCGGGC